A section of the Phycodurus eques isolate BA_2022a chromosome 4, UOR_Pequ_1.1, whole genome shotgun sequence genome encodes:
- the cops7a gene encoding COP9 signalosome complex subunit 7a isoform X2 yields the protein MEVEQLLSLSGLALAQAVSSLLETPGLYVFSDILELPNVRELENGPHAPVYQLLNLFAYGTYGDYKERAASLPELTPAQRNKLRHLSIISLASNLKCLPYSLLLQQLELKNVRELEDLLIDAVYCDIIQGKLDQRNQQVEVDCSVGRDLGPNELPNIVNTLQEWCTGCEAVLCGIEEQVSRANQYRESQLKVKVQVETEVSNLQKTLKASAASPSSGPAPAGAASNQDADQAAEPRDPASSQEPRQPGKKSSKAARQRQDLVQVQLKK from the exons ATGGAGGTGGAGCAGCTCCTGTCTTTGTCCGGCTTGGCGCTGGCCCAGGCTGTCAGCTCTCTGCTGGAGACCCCCGGCCTCTACGTCTTCTCCGATATCTTGGAGCTTCCCAACGTTAGAGAG CTGGAGAACGGCCCTCACGCCCCAGTGTACCAGCTCCTCAACCTCTTCGCCTACGGAACCTACGGCGACTACAAAG AGCGAGCGGCGTCGCTCCCAGAGCTGACGCCAGCTCAGAGGAACAAGCTCCGCCATCTGTCCATCATCAGCTTGGCCTCCAACCTCAAG TGCCTGCCGTACTCGCTGCTCCTGCAGCAGCTGGAGCTGAAGAACGTGCGCGAGCTGGAAGACCTGCTGATCGATGCGGTGTACTGCGACATCATCCAGGGCAAATTGGACCAGCGCAACCAGCAGGTGGAGGTGGACTGCAGTGTGGGCCGCGACCTGGGTCCCAACGAACTGCCCAACATCGTTAACACGCTGCAGGAGTG GTGCACGGGCTGCGAGGCGGTGCTGTGTGGCATCGAAGAGCAAGTCTCCCGGGCCAATCAATACCGCGAGAGCCAACTAAAAGTCAAAGTTCAAGTGGAAACAGAG GTGTCCAACCTACAGAAAACCCTGAAGGCCAGCGCCGCCTCACCGTCATCGGGTCCCGCCCCCGCCGGAGCAGCCTCCAATCAGGATGCAGACCAGGCGGCCGAACCGCGGGATCCCGCCTCCTCTCAAGAACCGCGAcagccaggaaaaaaaagttctaaG GCTGCGAGGCAGCGGCAAGATCTGGTCCAAGTCCAACTGAAGAAGTGA
- the cops7a gene encoding COP9 signalosome complex subunit 7a isoform X1, translated as MEVEQLLSLSGLALAQAVSSLLETPGLYVFSDILELPNVRELENGPHAPVYQLLNLFAYGTYGDYKERAASLPELTPAQRNKLRHLSIISLASNLKCLPYSLLLQQLELKNVRELEDLLIDAVYCDIIQGKLDQRNQQVEVDCSVGRDLGPNELPNIVNTLQEWCTGCEAVLCGIEEQVSRANQYRESQLKVKVQVETEVSNLQKTLKASAASPSSGPAPAGAASNQDADQAAEPRDPASSQEPRQPGKKSSKVKGLRGSGKIWSKSN; from the exons ATGGAGGTGGAGCAGCTCCTGTCTTTGTCCGGCTTGGCGCTGGCCCAGGCTGTCAGCTCTCTGCTGGAGACCCCCGGCCTCTACGTCTTCTCCGATATCTTGGAGCTTCCCAACGTTAGAGAG CTGGAGAACGGCCCTCACGCCCCAGTGTACCAGCTCCTCAACCTCTTCGCCTACGGAACCTACGGCGACTACAAAG AGCGAGCGGCGTCGCTCCCAGAGCTGACGCCAGCTCAGAGGAACAAGCTCCGCCATCTGTCCATCATCAGCTTGGCCTCCAACCTCAAG TGCCTGCCGTACTCGCTGCTCCTGCAGCAGCTGGAGCTGAAGAACGTGCGCGAGCTGGAAGACCTGCTGATCGATGCGGTGTACTGCGACATCATCCAGGGCAAATTGGACCAGCGCAACCAGCAGGTGGAGGTGGACTGCAGTGTGGGCCGCGACCTGGGTCCCAACGAACTGCCCAACATCGTTAACACGCTGCAGGAGTG GTGCACGGGCTGCGAGGCGGTGCTGTGTGGCATCGAAGAGCAAGTCTCCCGGGCCAATCAATACCGCGAGAGCCAACTAAAAGTCAAAGTTCAAGTGGAAACAGAG GTGTCCAACCTACAGAAAACCCTGAAGGCCAGCGCCGCCTCACCGTCATCGGGTCCCGCCCCCGCCGGAGCAGCCTCCAATCAGGATGCAGACCAGGCGGCCGAACCGCGGGATCCCGCCTCCTCTCAAGAACCGCGAcagccaggaaaaaaaagttctaaGGTGAAAGG GCTGCGAGGCAGCGGCAAGATCTGGTCCAAGTCCAACTGA